CAGGTGGTAAGATTAACTACATCATCACGGAAAATGACAATACTTTAGAGTCAAGACAAAGATACAATCTAAGGTACATTGAAATTCCGGTAGGTCTGAAACTAAGGTCTGAAGATATAAAGCGCATGAATATCTATGGCCGCTTCGGCCTTTCGCCTCAGTTGAATATCATGGCCAAAGACAATGACGATAATGGAATCTCAGATGAAGTAAAATTATTGGACCTCGGATACCATATCGGAGGTGGAATCGAATATTCTGTAGGAGGTAAAAACGCCTTGGTATTTGGACTCTTGTTCAATAACGGCTTTATGGACACAACCAAAAGAAACGGTTATAATGACAAGGCAATACTCAACCGACTTGTATTTGAATTTGGTTTTATATTCTAATCTTTCCTACTACTGATTTTGAATCTGAACGACTATGCCTGGTGAATTAATAGTGGCGTTGGCCCAACAAAATTATAAGATTGGTGACCTGGAAGGAAACAGCAGTAAAATAGTTGGAGCCATTGAGGATGCGAAGGCTCAGAATGTCGACCTAATAATCTTTTCCGAACTGGCAATTACAGGTTATCCGCCTCTGGACCTGCTGACACAGGAGAACTTTGTAAAAGCGGCTGTCGATGCTATAAGTGGAATAGCTAAACATTGTAATGGTATTGCTGCAATAGTGGGTGCCCCTTCAATCAACTACAACACCAAGGGTAAACCCCTGTTCAACTCGGCATGGTTTCTCAATGATGGTCAGGCAACTCCGGTTGTACACAAGACCCTGTTGCCTACATATGACGTCTTTGATGAGTATCGTTATTTCCAACCAAACAAAGATTTCAACATACTCAGTTTCAAAGGCCACAGAATAGCAGTTACTATCTGTGAAGATATCTGGGATGACCGTCCTGTTGACAAAAGCTTCGACCGTAATCATCTCTACACCCTGTCACCCATGCAGAAGCTGGCTGCCCTAAAACCCGATATGGCAGTCAATATCGCTGCATCACCCTTTTCCTATACCCAGCACGAAACCCGCAGACAGGTGCTCTGCAAGAAAGCGGCTGCTTACAATATGCCATTATACTATGTCAACCAGACCGGAGCCAACTGCGAACTAATCTTCGACGGAGGTTCAATGGTTATTGACAACAAGGGCAGAGTCGCTCGCAGACTTGAGTTTTTTAAGGAACAACTTTTCATAACTGATGGCAGCATCTTCGAGAAAGCACCAGAAGAGGCTGATGCAGATCTGCCTGAGGGTCCATGGCCTAAGGATATTGTCCTGATTCACAAGGCACTAATCTGCGGACTACGTGACTACTTTCAAAAGTCAAGGCTTAAAAAAGCTGTGGTAGGACTATCGGGAGGTCTCGATTCTGCTATTGTTGCAGCCCTGGCGGCAGAAGCACTTGGATCGGATAATGTCCATGGACTGCTGATGCCTTCTCAGTATTCCTCTGATCATAGTATAAGTGATGCTGAAGCTCTTGTTGCCAACACCGGCATCTCTTCAGATATCGTTCCGATAAAGGATATATTCAAGAGCTTCGAAGCAGCCCTGGAGGGCTGCTTTAAAGGACGCAAGGCCGACCTTACAGAAGAAAATATCCAGGCCCGTATCAGGGGGACTCTTCTTATGGCCTATTCAAACAAGTTTGGCCATATACTCCTCAACACATCCAACAAAAGCGAAGCTGCTGTGGGTTACGGAACTCTTTATGGAGATATGGCAGGAGGTCTCAGCGTTGTGGGAGATGTATATAAGAGCGATCTATACAGACTTGCTGCATATCTCAACAGAGACAGAGAGGTGATTCCGCAAAACACTATTACCAAAGCCCCATCGGCCGAACTAAGACCCGATCAGAAGGACTCGGATTCTCTACCTGAGTATCACATACTTGACCCAATTCTTTTCAGGTACATAGATCAAAACCTTTCTTTTAGTGAAATCGTAGAACAGGGCTTTGACAAAGACCTTGTTGCAAGGGTCCTGACTATGGTAAACCGCAATGAACATAAGAGATTTCAAACTCCACCGGTACTTAGGGTAAGTACCAAAGCATTCGGTCCCGGAAGACGAATGCCCCTTGTTGCTGAATACCGATTATATTAACGGATTTATTACGATTAAATAAGAAAATTTTATAACTTCGCATGCTTTAGAACAGTGTTTTAGAGCACGGTATCAAAAATGGCTGGATACAAGAAGACAACAGGCACAGAACCTTCAATAAAGGACATTTCACTAGTCTATAGCGTATTGACCGCTGAGGAGAAGGAGTATTTGGAGAAGAATCATACGGTACTGAAGTTCCGTAAAAACCAGATTATCTATCAGGAAGGGGAATACCCAACAGGTCTGCTTTGCCTGGGCTCAGGTAAAGTAAAGGTCTTTACTGAAGGTGTCGGTGGACGGGATCAGATTGTGAGGCTTGCCAAAGCACCTGACTTTATCGGTTACCGTGCCCTATTTGCCGAAGGCGCACACATTGCTTCAGCAGTGGTAATTGAACCCTGCGTAGTCTTCCATATCGAGAAGAAGGTTATTGAGCACTTACTACTCAATAACAACCGACTCTGTATGAATATCATTAAATCCTTTGCTTCCGAACTTGGCTTTACACGTTTCCGTACCGTTACACTTACTCAAAAGCATATCCGCGGACGTCTTGCCGAGAGTCTTATCCTGCTTAGGGATATCTACGGCTTTGAAGATGAAAAGAATACTCTGAATATTCACCTCTCACGTGAGGATTTGGCAAGTTTCTCCAACATGACCACATCCAACGCTATTCGTACACTGACCACCTTTACAAAGGAAAAACTTATTGAAGTAGAAGGCCGTAAAATCAGACTCCTCGATGAAGAAAGCCTTGAACGTATTTCACGTCTGGGTTAATACTCAATAGGATCTGTAGCTGTCCAGCAAACATTCTTCAACCATTTGCATTGGTCAATCGGCAATACATACGGCAATAACTATTACTCACAGGGGTTATATCCTCAAGAAGACTGGAAACAAATGCGTCTCAGAATGCAGAGCAGGAGCCCTATTCCCTGTAGTAAACCCGTTTCACACGACGGTTGATACCAGTCAACACCTCATAGGGAATGGTATTAAGGGCATTTGCAATATCCATTACACTTGGGGAATCTCCAAAAACCACTACCTCATCACCTTCCTTAACATTAATATCTGACACGTCAATCATGCAACTGTCCATGCAGATATTTCCAACTATAGGGACAAGAGTGCTACCAATTCTAACCATCCCCTTTCCATTGCTTAGACCTCTGTTAAGCCCGTCTGCATAACCTATGGGCAACACTGCTATCCGCCCCCCTTGCTTTACATGCCCCTTTCGTCCATAACCGATTGTACCACCGTCTTCAACTTCTTTAATCTGGGAAACATAGGTTTTAAGCGTCAGAACATTTTGCAGTTCGGTCTCACCTACCGAACTGATGCCATACAATCCAATACCAAGCCTGACCATTTCAAACTGATAATCAGAAAAGCGTTCTACCCCGGCTGAGTTTAGTATATGTCTTATAAAACTGTATCCCAATCCCATTTCAATAACCTTGCAGAACGAATCAAAGAGCCTGAGCTGGTCCAGAGTAAATTCATCATGCTTCTCCTCGTCACTACCTGCCAGGTGGGAGAACACAGACTTAACCTTAAGCATAGGCATCTTCTTCAACCTGCTTATTAGCTCTTTGCCATCACTTGCATAAAACCCAAGCCGGTGCATACCTGAATCCAGCTTTATATGTATTGGGTATGGCTCATTGCCAAAGGTATTAACAGCGTCATTAAAAGCTTCAAGAATTCTGTAGCTATACACTTCCGGTTCAAGACCATATTCAAGCATAAGTGCAAAGCTCCTAGGCTCCGGGTTCATAACGATTATCGGTGTATTGATGCCTGCCTGCCGCAGTTCCACCCCCTCATCAGCAAATGCGACTCCAAGATAATCAACCCTGCCAAGTTGCAGGGCAGATGATATCTCTATAAGTCCGCTGCCATAACCAAAGGCCTTTACCATGGCAAGGGTTTTCACCCCTGGCTTAAGTTTCTTCTTAAATACCCTGAAATTATTCAGTAGTGCATCAATATTGACCTCCAATACAGTACTGTGCAGTTTTAGCTCAAGCCGTTCTACAAGCCTTTCAAAGCGGAACTGACGTGCACCCTTTATAA
The genomic region above belongs to Xiashengella succiniciproducens and contains:
- a CDS encoding porin family protein encodes the protein MQKSTIILVFLLLTGYAAAQSTGDTRFTFVLSPQISWMKSDMDKVDNGGSKMGYNFGLLVDYFFGDNYAVSSGLTINTTGGKINYIITENDNTLESRQRYNLRYIEIPVGLKLRSEDIKRMNIYGRFGLSPQLNIMAKDNDDNGISDEVKLLDLGYHIGGGIEYSVGGKNALVFGLLFNNGFMDTTKRNGYNDKAILNRLVFEFGFIF
- a CDS encoding NAD+ synthase; translated protein: MPGELIVALAQQNYKIGDLEGNSSKIVGAIEDAKAQNVDLIIFSELAITGYPPLDLLTQENFVKAAVDAISGIAKHCNGIAAIVGAPSINYNTKGKPLFNSAWFLNDGQATPVVHKTLLPTYDVFDEYRYFQPNKDFNILSFKGHRIAVTICEDIWDDRPVDKSFDRNHLYTLSPMQKLAALKPDMAVNIAASPFSYTQHETRRQVLCKKAAAYNMPLYYVNQTGANCELIFDGGSMVIDNKGRVARRLEFFKEQLFITDGSIFEKAPEEADADLPEGPWPKDIVLIHKALICGLRDYFQKSRLKKAVVGLSGGLDSAIVAALAAEALGSDNVHGLLMPSQYSSDHSISDAEALVANTGISSDIVPIKDIFKSFEAALEGCFKGRKADLTEENIQARIRGTLLMAYSNKFGHILLNTSNKSEAAVGYGTLYGDMAGGLSVVGDVYKSDLYRLAAYLNRDREVIPQNTITKAPSAELRPDQKDSDSLPEYHILDPILFRYIDQNLSFSEIVEQGFDKDLVARVLTMVNRNEHKRFQTPPVLRVSTKAFGPGRRMPLVAEYRLY
- a CDS encoding Crp/Fnr family transcriptional regulator, translating into MAGYKKTTGTEPSIKDISLVYSVLTAEEKEYLEKNHTVLKFRKNQIIYQEGEYPTGLLCLGSGKVKVFTEGVGGRDQIVRLAKAPDFIGYRALFAEGAHIASAVVIEPCVVFHIEKKVIEHLLLNNNRLCMNIIKSFASELGFTRFRTVTLTQKHIRGRLAESLILLRDIYGFEDEKNTLNIHLSREDLASFSNMTTSNAIRTLTTFTKEKLIEVEGRKIRLLDEESLERISRLG